TGTTGTCTTTCATTGCCAAGAATGCGTTGTTCAGTTACAAATGCTTTTATAGTATCAttgttttacattttaaaatgtaattttgttAGCATCGATTAAGTtcttttaatctctctctctctctctctctttcttctgcTTATGTAGTTCTATCATTGCTGGGTTATTTCTTTCGGTCTGACTGAACTATTGAACGCCAATAACTTAGTTTCTAATTTATGTAAACAATGCAGCCTTTTTTTGAGGAGTAGCCTTTCAAGTACCAGGTGGATCGCAACTCAGATTTTGCTCTTGTTCATGAGAAAGAGTGCTTTACTATTGAATTCAATGTTCATTTATTTACTTCTTTATCCTTTTGAAGTATCCTTTACGATACTGAGGGCTCGTCTGACCTTACTGTAACCTATAGTGTTATTCGATAAAATACTAGTAGAGTAGTTCTCTTAGATAAAGTactcattaaaaaattattctctGACAAAATCAAAAGCATCAAATTGCAGCAGTTGCTTTTAAGACTTGGAATTTCATATCTGCTTCTTGCTGCAGCAAAAGCTTCGGAAGTGCAAGCAGATTAAACAAGTCCTCGATGTTAACCTGGGGATCGGAGTCCAGGAGAAGGTATTCTAAGGCAAGTGGACAGTGGGGCTCATCTCATGTGGCTAAAAGTTGTTTATTTGGATTTGATGATCATGAGACGCGCACATGGAGCAGGTCTGATCAAGCCAAGCCTCAACTCAATCGACGCATTTGTTTTGTTCCATCCAGTAGGTATCCTTTTGTTGTCCTTTAGCTGAAAATCTCAATCGTGAGAGGCCCTTCAATCCCCCAGAGTGTATAGGTGTAGGgggattatttttttagataatattcattattattataattatagcaTTAATGGATAATTttagaaaagataaaattagatttgttttaataaaaaataatttaatttgattgttACGGAAAATGAAAAcactctatatattttttttaatctataaaaatagtttttcgaataaaaaaatttacggcTTAAcaaaaaaacatacaaaaaataaatttttaagccataaaattatttatagtataTTCTACTCGTAATTAAAAACATGCTTTAGCCTTTAGTGGAAGAATCCAATTTGTCTTTAATGTAATAAAAGCTCCCACCAAAACGGTCGGCTCAATTAGATGCTGTCCCGTGGGTTACGAGAAGATGCCGCTTCTGATGCCACAAAATAACAACCCCCCTCCTCGTAAGTTTCAGCTGTCAGAGAAGGCACCACCAAGGTTTGCTTGGATCCCTCTTTCTTTTTAGTCagcttcttctttctttcttgaataatattataaaatatttctatttataaataaattttataatattttataaattaatttatatgatgatatttaattaatataaaaaatataaattatgagaaaaaaaagcatGGCTTacaattttaagattaattttcaACTGCTGAGCTGTTTAACTTATAAAACTACTACGAAATTTGTATGTGCGCGTAGTATTTTCTTTACTTCTTTCAACCGCAATAGTTCAGAGTCTTCACACCTCGTTGGTGGACCCCACgctcaaatatatccttattatttattttttcttttaatttatttgttttaatacaTGCAATCATACACATATGGCTTGATAAACCGGATCTTCTGcggaattcgaatttgaatgaCCAAATTACATAGCGCGAAAGAGTTTTTCAGGccatataaataattaatcattctaaaagtttaaaatcgtcatatttataatttaatgaagTAGCTATCACAAAGAGGACAACTCAAACTGGGTTTGATGCACCTACCTCATCAACTGCTGTAACCTCTTCCTAAGACAATTTGAGAAACTATCCAAATATCGTCACTTGAGAAttgtttttcttatatattataaatataaaatctctactataaataattttatttttttatttaaagatagAGCGTGTTTTAATTCTTGGTTAGTTACTTCTTAGACTTTGGGATCAGGAGGAAATCTAATTTTGAACtctgatttttaattttcctaTCCCACCGTTACATTTTTACGCTTACAAGTTACAAGGAGCTACTAAGTATTATTACTATTcagtttaaaaattagaagagagtgtgtgtgtgttttacTGTTTCCTTTCTCTCTACTTTTCTAACTTAATCCTCCAAATAGGGGCGATTTTCAGAGAATAGAGAACCCACACAATACAGCACTCAATTGTTGCacatcagagagagagagagatggagaagagagaggggagggctTTAGGGGATGAAAGAGGAGGTGATGATCGGGGGAGCCCAAGCGTGTCGACGATGGCCATGGCAAATAGGGGAGAGAGATCGGGAGCTGCTTCGCCGTCGCCGGGCGAATCCTCCGACGACCCCGATTCCAAGCCTCTCCTccgtccgccgccgccggccgcccaccaccaccaccaccaccacactcGGGCCGAGAGAGTCGCCTCACCCTCCTCTTTTGCCCTCTCTTCGAGCGCCTCTCATCTCATCTTTTTGCGCAAATTGGTTTCTCTTAAAAATCGGTTTTTGGGGGCCTTTTGCTGGGGAATTTATCCGAAGATTCGATCTCTAGGTTTTCCCCTTTCCTTTTCGTGTTAGGTTTCATTTATTTCCTTCAAAAAGGGAACTTTCTAGAACACTTGTTCTTTCTTATGGTCTTTTGGTTTGCGTCagcttttttctaatttttgagGAATAGGTTTCAATTTCTATATTTCTAACTGGTTGGagataatttgtttaatttgcttGAAAGGGAGGCCCTTCATCTATTTTGGATAATTAATTGTATGAGTGTGAACGATGTTCATAGAACTGTTTGGTGTTTCCTCATTCAACCTGTTTGGTACAATTTCTCTTAGTATTTGTCTCACTATATTATTTACACCAATTCAGCATCTCATGTCATGCGACTAGGTCTTGAGGAGAATGTTTCAGAGAATCATGCTTTCGATGTTTCAAACTATTACTTAACCAATGGAACGTATTAGACGGTAAATCGGACATAGGAACAATATACATGTAAAAGGATGAGAAATTATATGTAGGCTGCCTATCATAGAAGAGACAAGTTAATCACAATTATAATAGTACCATCTGGATACTCTGAATTCAGGTTCAGCATAAGATTGCTCTAAGGACTTAAAGGTTTGTTATTTAAGAAGGATAGAGAAACTGATTCTCTTGGCATATGTTTGATTAAGTGATGCCTTTTTCTGAATGATAGTCAATGTTATTCGCCACAAAGCAAATGTGTATCTAGCAGGCATCTGCAAGATGCTGTGACTCTTTGATCTAATAATCTTTCTAAGAAGCTTGATACTGTTTTTACTGATGAGGTGATAAAATGCAGGCATTTCATAATGTTCTTCGCAGCTGGGCTTCAAAAAAGTTCATGACTGGATGGTGAGCTTCTTTTCTTTAGTACTTGAGATTTGTGCATTTCTCTAGATATGCTATCCTCTTCCTCAGTAAATGTATCGACATATTTTTTCTGGCAGTGGTATTCTGGGTGAGATATTTCTCTAGTTCCCATAACCCTAACACTTGTAGATTAAGGACCTTCAAGCATTGAGTGAAACTTACCAAAATAAAACTGTACTCGGCTAAGGAATAGGTGAAATGTTTGGATATACACCCCATTTGCTTCTATTGGTTTATACAGCAAAGCTTTATCTTTGGACTTGCTGTCCAAGGAAGTATGTCTTCTATCTAGTTCACAATTAATCTATGATTGATCATATTGATGTATACTCTAGAAGTGGTTTTGGCAATTCATATAATTACAATTGAATTGCCTGTTTCCTGTTTGTTGAAAGTAGAGTTGAGCTCTCCAGGAGATTGTGTGGAATTATTTGCATACTtcgcttattttattttacttgccAATTTTTTACAATATGTGGAGTTGTGGACATTATTATTTTCCAATCCATCGGCACTGAAGAGTTCCTAACAAAATTGTCTTTATTTAGTATATCAGAAACTTAGATAACTAAATAGACGTTTGCAAATCTACTTAGAGAGCTATCCTAGCTTAAAGCTTAGACTGCAAAAGTCTCTTTAGCTTATGTGGCAAGACCCTAACTTTGAAATGAAACTTTATGCTGTTCCTTTTCATACTTGTTCTTGTTTGTTGTTTTACATCATCTCTTCCTTGCAGTGTGATCCTCTTTCCAATAGCAGTTACTTCTATATCACATGGTGGTTTATTCACTTTGTGGATGGATTTTTTCTCTCAATTATTATGCTCACTTTCGATCAACATATTCGGTATGGCATATTGTACTTCTAGTCAGTCCTTTTGATACATATTAGAGATGATGATTAGTTGTTTCGTTCTTCGCAGGCAAAGaataaaaacttttttctcatctaaactaatataataatatatatatatataattcctaCAAAACTCAGTATAATCATATCTTGAATTTTTATCAAAGAAATTGAAGTAGAGCTCAAATTACCTGCCCAAACAATTTATTATGCACCTGGCATCTTAATTAGTggctagagtctagatcttacaTCTATGATCCAAAGTTTAAActggttgatttttttttgtgtttttcagGACGTTGGCTTCATAACTTCcataacttttatatttttggttGGAGTGTTCATGTCCTCATGGGTGGGGGCATCTCTTCTTAGCCTTGAGAGAAGTGTTTATCAAGATGAATGCCATTTGTTCGCCCATATTTCCATGTATCCAAGCAAAATTAGCACTGCAATATCACCTGGTGATTTATTTTCCCTGCCTTATTGATTCTTTTGGatcttttttcattttgtaaCTGACATTCTCTAACTACAGATCAGAACACACAAGCCTTCAAGGAAGTGGCTATTATAAGGCACCCTAGGATTGGTGAATACGCATTTGGATTCATTACTTCAGCAGTTGTTCTTCAGGTTTTCAGATATACATTACCATGAAATGTTTCCAATGCTATGCATTTGCATGGTTGCACAACTTCAATGGCATATAATGCATGTGTTCGCTTATGTTTTGGTGATACGAGTGAATATCTTTAACTGGATGATCTGAAAATCTATACTAGTTTGGCATTTCTAAGTGGAAATATCCTATAGGACTGAATTGTATACTAGTTTGGCATTTCTAAGTGGAAATATCCTATAGGACTGAATTGGTGTCCTTTACTTTTCACAGATGTATTAAGATCTGTGCCACAAATCAGTTGTTTACCTTTCACAATCAATTCACTAGTTGACGAAAGCAGTTTATCTTTATGTGTCCCCATCACAGATGTTTAGATATTCAGCCACTAAGGCATCTAGTTTGAGATCATCAAATATTTAGTCAGTAAAGAAATGAACTTTTTGACAATATTTGATCAAATTGACAGTGACAACATTATGACGGCAAGCTAGGTCTGTTCAGTTGGAATACGCCAAGTCTATTTCCAGCCAAAAGTTAGTGACATACATGGTATCTGACCCTCAACGAGCACCTATTTCTGAATCCAATATAGTAAAGTCACTTAAAATTAAATGTGCAATCCCTGGAAAGGCAGAAGATTAGGCTGAAAAGTCTCTACTCTCTAGAAACTAAATATAACAGAAAACACATATCTATTTGTCATTATCTCTgtcccttttttctctttttaaataatttttttctctttgtaaataattttggttacatttttgattttttttcttctttccgcTCTCTTGACAGAGTTATTCAGGTGACGAGGAGCTATGCTGTGTCTATGTTCCAACCAACCATCTCTATATTGGTGATATTTTTCTCGTCAACTCTAAGGACGTTATTAGGCCGAACTTATCTGTCCGTGAAGGAATTGGTAAGCCAGAACTTATGCTGCTTTATGTTCCTCCTTTCAACTCTCAATAATCCTAAGTCTCTAGAGAAGAGGCTTTTGCATATATATCCTTGCAAAATCGTCTATTCGCATTTATTCGTctataaacttttatttattatatgccCCTCAAAGTTGCATCTTCTTGAAGAAATTTCCTTAACAGTAAGTTGGGAAGTCTGCCAATTCATGGGAAAAAGTTGGTTTGCTATTAGTATAGGCTTTTAAGGAGGGGCATTCTTTTACACACAAGGttaggtataaaaaataatcaaataacataaatagaaaatttttgcaGGGTTATACCTGTTAATGTACTGCTGAGAAAATAGGACTCCAAATAGTTACTCGTGTTTGCTAACGACTTTTTAATCGATGCAGAGATTGTTGTCTCAGGCGGCATGTCAATGCCCCAAATTCTTGCGACTTTGGATCAGCAAAGGATCCAAGTCGACAGATCCAGATCTAATCGGAGCTGAGACTGCGGACTtcactttcaattttttaagtttaatcTGTCAGAATTAGCTACATAGGTTTTCCTCTTTATTTCAGACTCAGTTTGTATTGGATTTTGTGCTTGCCGGGCAGATTCTTATGGGtatgtaaaagaaaattctcCTAGATTTTTATTGGTGTGTAAAATGTAAGGTGAAGCAAGTCTAGTATAGTTCCTGTGTGATATTTATTGTTAACAGTCTGCATTGCAGCTCGAGCAAATTATGTTTTGAATTTTGCCTTCTAGATTTTGTAATCCTGAGTTTTAGTAAGGTCGATATGGACGTCACTCGCCTGATCAATGGATCATTTGCAAATAGGTACTCGAGTtcgaaattttaaaagtttgtatTTAGGGCGGCGTCTCCTCTCAGAATTGTTTGAACCTTTAGTTGCATGCTTCAGAAGCATGGGAACTTAACTGGTGGTGTATTTCATAGACTATAAAAATGTGCTTAATCCTTTGTTTATTCATTGCAACTAGTGAAACAATGCTGCAGCAAGGCCCCAAGAATGCTTTTTCTGTAGGTTGTTGAGGCTATTGATGTGTCAGTGCACAGGATGTAAAAACAATTTAGTTCGTTCACGCAAGCAATCTGAGGCTCATATAAAGTGATCAGTACATCTACAGCCTAGTGTGACTATTTTTATTGGGAGTATCTAGGTTTTacagaatattatatatttgcaattaAGAATAAGACAAAACAtaatatgcatatttattaGAAGCTTCTTTATACACCAACAGCGACTCAATGGTTTTTCACTTGCCATTATGCCATTTACAAATTACGAAAGAAGGCAGATATTTAATATATGGCACCTGAAAGTAAATACACTCCAAAATACTTCTAAGATAACACAAAAGACTCCAGGTACTTCTCGTCCAAGCACAACAAATTCCTACAAATTACACATAAAGCAAAGGCAAGGGGATGCGACCAATAAAAACAGTAGCAAATTTTTCTTTTGAGTATGACACAGAATATAGAGACAAGGTATAGTAGCGTTTGATTGGAATTGATTATGGCTACATTAACAAATTCAGAGAAATATACTCCAGAATCTTCTAGCAATCACAGCCTGATAATCGTTGCTGTCGTCCGCCACCAGCAACATCAATAGTGTCAGGAAGATAGctacaaaagaaacaaaagaaagtcAAAGCCAGTTCTTTTCACAAATATATATCATGCTTTTGACAACGGCTGCTGATCGAGTTGTAAAGTTGCATATAGTAGCGAAACTTTAAAATGGATCCCTATAGAGTCATATAACCCGTCTTTCACAGCTTGAACTTTACTGAAATTGATGTTTGAATTGAGCTCTTCAAAGAAGCAatagcattttttttccttcaaagaAATCTCTTGTTGTTGTTGCAGAAGTAGAAAGCAGGAGCTTCAAATTAGAATTTCCGTTGTTTAAGCCTAAATGCTCACTTCAACTTCCTCCACTGTAAAAGCTTCATATTTTTTGTGAGAAAAATGCCTGGTCTTTGGAAGCTTTTGCTTTTTGGAGAAGTAGGCCAAACAGGTTTAACAGATAACCAAAAGAGTAGATCGACTGGTCTGGAAAGTATTTGTACAACTCCAAGGTCACACTAGCCACTATAAAGAAACTTCTAAGATTGTAAAAAGTGTATCAGGCTTctaagggaaaaagaaagacaTTTTAGCAACTAGGGCACACTCCACTTACATCTCTTCTTCTGGTTCATTCTTCAGGGCATTCCTGGCTATAGTCTCGAAAGCAGCTTCTACATTTATTCCTTCTTTAGCAGATGTCTCAAAGTAGGGGATGTTCCCCTTCGATGCACACCATGCCTTAGCTTTCTTCTCAGAAACCTGCGAAAGCAAGGAAAACCCCACCAATAttcaaaaaccaacaaaaagaaaTCGACAAATCTCAGCTATCAAGTGACATCAACTATCTCACCACTCGACTATTGCCACCATCAACATCGATTTTGTTCCCCAGCACTACAAAAGGGAAATTTTCAGGATCTGACGGGCTAGCCTGAAAGTTGAACAATAAAACAGACGGTcaatcaatttaaaatattcagagctaaaaattgaattttagatGAAATGTATGGATTGTCTTTGCACTATCCATTTTAACACTTTAGTCTCTAAAGTTTTATTGAACTTTAGTTCTtgactgttaaaaaaaaaacctgttcATTGTAAAACAACTTTTCAACCCTgttcataggatactaaagtgggTCATTTTACACAAGGTGTAATATGGTAATTTTATCAGAAATATTAGATCCTTCTAGCCGTTACGAACTAAAATGGAAAATACGTGAAAGTAAAAAGGCTAAAGTATTAAGTGGAAAAATATACAGCAACCAAGTGGGATATGGGACagtacagggactatccatACAATTTACCATTAAAGTTTTGGGAAGAGTTGGTCACCTGAATCAGAAACTCCTCACGCCAATTGTTCAGATTATCAAACGACTTCATGACATTAACATCATATACAAGAACACAGCAATCAGCTCCACGATAGAAAGCAACACCAAGACTCTGAAATCTTTCCTGACCTGCTGTGTCCCATATCTGGATAATTTCATTCGACAATCAAATAAGGAATTTAAATCAAGGATGTTACCAAACTGATGtcagaggaaaaaaataagttCTCCAAGTAAAACATGGATTTAAAGATATAGCATAATACAAATCAATGTGCATATAGCGACAATGATTCCATGAGGTGAGGGGAAGTAATGGCTTCTCCATTATCAGCCTGCTATTATACGTAGTACCAAAATGTACCCAATCATTAACACAACGATAAGAGGGCCTTAAACAGAGATTTTTACGAAGAATAATTATCCCTATTGATAGAAATCGTCTAACCAAATTCAACCTTAAGGACTAAAATGGAAAGCCCTACTAAATTTGCTTATCAAGGCATTAAATGAGAGGTAAGTCTgtcatttcaaaataaagtgACAAAGATGAGTCTAAGTCAACTTGGTTCAGGTCAAATATATATGGATCAAATTTGCACCTAATAGTAATAAACTTTCAAACTAGAAGTTATTTAGACCTTATTAGGTCAGCCAAGTAGCAATTCCAATCAACTTGGATAGGATATTATCTTTTCAGAGATTCTCTACTGTTACAACTTATCTTTTGGCAGAATCTTACCCACAAAAGATCTCCGGCTGAAAAAAGGGGGAACAAAATCTCATTGGTTTCAACCATTGTACAAAACACATAGAATCACTCTTGTTGGATAAACTATTGTGCACAGATTTTCTGCTGAGAATCACTTAGATCGGATGCAAGTCAGGACTAGAATGAGGCCTCAATTTGGTATTAGGACCTGGCTAACAGACGCATTCATTAATTGACATCCAAATGAGTGATGGCCAATAATGCCGATAAAGATCAACAACTCCAGTGACAAGAATATGCAATAGGAAATAGTGGAACGAAGGATTAATGGGGGCGCAACAACGGATGAGCatcaaacttttcaaaatcataCCAAGTTTGACAACACAGAGGCTCTCACTACCAGAAACTTTTCCACTAATGAAATAATGGATTTTTATAGGACCATTTACTCATATTCAATCGTACCAATCAATCGTACCAATAAAAAACAAACTTTATAATCCATACTGAAGCCAACTAAATCTGCCTCCGAGAAATACAAAGGACTACAATAACAACAAATCTAGCAACTTTAtttcaactaaataaaatataatgaacACATCAAACTCCCAAACCAGATATACAAAACCCTAAGATATCGAAAACCTCACCTGCAAAGTGAATAGCCTGTCATCAATCTGGACCTCTTTGGTCAAAAAATCGGCCCCAATAGTTGCTTTATACTGATTACTAAACTTCTTGTTCACGTACCTAAGCATCCACAAATTCACAACCAAACATATAACATTAATATTAAACTTTCCAAATCATTAAGGTCCAATTAATAGCAGAAAAGCTAAAGGGTTTAGAAATTACTGATTCATCAGCGACGTCTTTCCAACCCTAGatcaacaaaaataaccaaaaagTAACCAGAGTAAGAAAGAGAACGAGAAAAAGGAACGGGTTGAGATCGAATAGGGATCTAATTTGGAGAAACGAAATCTGGGCGACTCGACTCACCCGCTATCGCCGAGGATGATGACCTTGAGGAGCATTCGCCGCCGCGACGCCATTGTTTCGAAACCCTACTTCGATCGAGCCTCCGAGCTCCGGCGATTTGGGGATTTTTCTCGTGATCGTGAATCGCCCCTCGAGATCGAGCCCTAGAAAAATCCCCAAATCGCAAACGAGAGAGATCCTTCTTGTATTTTCGGTgcgaaaattataataaaaaaatataatattaatcgTAATTCCCCGACAGATGGTTTATGTTATTATTTTTGGAAAATTTCGGGGTCAAACTGAGTTGGAAGGGGCAGTTTCGGAAATGCCACCGATCTTTTGTGAAATTACGAATCGAGGCCCGATATATAAGGAACGAGAAATTGTTGCGTGAACTTGGTGTATCGAACTTCTCAAGCACCGCATTTTATAATCCATTACCTATGAGTTAGTAGCCaggaaaaatacaaaatatgaaatGAGATATTATTTAATGCTTaagaaatagttttaaaatatatggtTTTGTGTAAGAATTTTTTGAGTGTCATAAGCACAATTAGTAcatataaagttttaattttagtatGCATTTCAAAGACTTTTAATGATATGGTGCATCCTACACCGGCgcatgcaatatttttttgctTGGAAGTTGGAAACTGGTTGGATTATACTTTCAAGcgtcggttttttttttttttttttttttttttttagaaataggtagcgagctatctgcttcattcattaagtaaaatgaattcAGCGTATAAAGATGGAAGCAGCCTAGGTCTCCGAGAGAAAAATAGATAACaggtcaaagagaaaaaaaagatgtgaGGAGAGGGTGAAAAGGAAGAGTAAGCCTGATGTCGCTTTATGTCAGCACGGTCCAGTCGGTCGTAAGAAGATTAATACGTTCCGGAGAGCGGGCTGCATCAGGCGTAGTTGTCTGAAAAACGGAGTTGTTTCTGTCCCTCCAGACTACTCAGCAGATCGCAGCCAGTAGGGTTAGACTTCGCATTCTTAACGGTTGACAGGAATGGCAACTAAGTCTGCCCAAAGACTTCGAACGTCACCATGGATGGCAGTAGGTATATCCAATCCATCCACACTGACAAATAGGTATCGGACATAAACGCAGGAACAGAAAAGGTGGTCACAGCTCTCCGTTGATACAGCACAGAAGGCACATTGTTGGTCAACGGAAATGCCTCGTTGAAGCAGTCTATCAGCAATGAGTAATCTCTTCCGAAGTAATAGCCAAATGAGCCCAGTCCTCCTTACGAAGTTGTTTGTTGTGGAGCGGTAACCCTAGATAGCGGAAAGGTAGCTCGCCGACTTTGCAGCCTACAATGCTGGCTAGCAGCTTTGCGTGGGCAGGACCCGATGTAGTAGAGATTCGATTTATCCAAATTGATTTTGAGGCCGGAGGCCCATGCGAAGATCTTCGAAACAAATAGCAGGTTTTGCATACATCGTTTCCTTGGCTCGCAGAAGAAGATTGTGTCGTCAGCGTATTGGATAAGCACCGTCTGGCAATCATCAGATGGTCCGATGCCGCGTAACAGGTTATTTTCTTTCGCAGCCTCAGTTAACCTCGCCAGGCTGTCGGCCACTAGGAGGAATAGGTAAGGGGAGAGAGGGTCACCCTGTCTAAGCCCCTTTCTAGTTTTGATCCAATTAGTCGGAGTGTCATTGACAAGAACGACCACTTTAGCATTGCAGATACATTGTTTGATCCAACCccactatttttataatttgatttggCCACACTTGGAGCTTTTGAAACAATaaggtaattaaaaaaaatatgagaaaTAAACAAGTATacatgtttatattttttattatacataatcaaaaaggttgaatagtatatgatcaaacgggtgaaaatgatcaaaaaggttgaatagtatgatctaacggatgaaaatgatcaaaaagataaatttaatggtaaaaaatttacaaataccaagtgcttggtacttttacaaatatcatagccagactctctctctctacatatatatattgtaattataTTATACAGCTTTAACACCaactaagttcgaatcctagttgattcatttttccagctaagtttatttctaaataaaataaacgaagtgggtagcgtgttacctatctctcaaaaaaaaaaaaataaataaataaaaaaatacaccAACTTTTCCTTAGTTGTTTAAGGAAATATTATTGGGGAACTACACTAGAAACAACTTATTTCTCATTGCGCTGGTGAATATAATCCTTAAAAGGGATTGTTTAGTAGCTCCTTTTACTAGCTAGGAATGAATATAATATAAGGGTTTTCTATGCTTTTGTTGTGAGCAAAAgctaaaatgtttttttttttttttgagagataggtagtacgctatccgtttcgtttattttatttagaaataaacttagctagaaatgtgaatcaactagaattcgaacttgagtctcgataccaaccaccaagttctttgccacttgctttagggacggtcggtcaaaAGCTAAAATGTGGGCATATGCATGTATGCGCATGCATGCACTTCAACTTGTTAGCACACCCATGTAAGAGGATGTTTTCTCATA
The Ananas comosus cultivar F153 unplaced genomic scaffold, ASM154086v1, whole genome shotgun sequence genome window above contains:
- the LOC109706344 gene encoding ras-related protein Rab7-like, whose translation is MASRRRMLLKVIILGDSGVGKTSLMNQYVNKKFSNQYKATIGADFLTKEVQIDDRLFTLQIWDTAGQERFQSLGVAFYRGADCCVLVYDVNVMKSFDNLNNWREEFLIQASPSDPENFPFVVLGNKIDVDGGNSRVVSEKKAKAWCASKGNIPYFETSAKEGINVEAAFETIARNALKNEPEEEIYLPDTIDVAGGGRQQRLSGCDC